In candidate division WOR-3 bacterium, the sequence GCAGACAGGGCAATATCTTCTGTTTGAATTTCTTTCTATCGCGGTTTCGGGTTTTATGTGAAAATAAAAAACTTTGTTTAATTGCTTGCCTTTTCTTATCAACATCTCTTCCAATCCTTCCGCCTGACCAATAGTTCTGGGAAATCCATCCAGAATAAGCACGGGAGAGACACCGTCCTTTTCTTCTATTGCCTTTTCCAAAACCTCCAAGACGATTTCATCAGGTATCAGCTTGCCTTCAGAGATAATTTTATTCAGTCTCTGGCCGAATTGAGTGCTTTTGCTGGCTTCGGCTCTGAGTATATCGCCGGCGATCAACGATTTATAACTTCT encodes:
- a CDS encoding nucleoside monophosphate kinase, with product MPLLPDSKIVVFIGPPGAGKGTQTELLGKSRSYKSLIAGDILRAEASKSTQFGQRLNKIISEGKLIPDEIVLEVLEKAIEEKDGVSPVLILDGFPRTIGQAEGLEEMLIRKGKQLNKVFYFHIKPETAIERNSNRRYCPVCKKVYNLRTDEPAKKGVCKICGCKLVTREDDKPEIIRDRLSVYEKQTKPLLDFYRKKSLLVEVDGEKAKNELMRDLEHELDD